One region of Aurantimonas sp. HBX-1 genomic DNA includes:
- a CDS encoding DUF4159 domain-containing protein, translated as MGGLALSFGAPLVLAGLLALPVIWWLLKLTPPRPQTETFPPLRILQRVLKSEETPSKSPWWLTLLRLLLAALIILALAAPTLNPREGLLSGSGPLALLVDNGWASGGDWDSRRDAAEELIRRAGDEGRPVALAFTAEAADDDATPGDAATALERLAAAAPRPIPTDRAAAAERLATALAGDTPGSLVFLADGLDSDGTEAAARSLAALAPGEAIVYAPDVDGLVGLTGADNSTEALVVQAVRPEGALAADLTLRALDSQSREVGRAPLSFDEGAATAEARFAIPVELRNDIARIEIEGASQAGAVRLVDDSFRRRRVGLVSGESADVAQPLLSPLYYISRALEPFADIVRAESADLAEAIPALVERRPSVIVLADIGVMPERAETALQGFVEAGGYLVRFAGPRLAATTGEDPLVPVRLRSGERQLGGAMSWSEPQTIAPMGAETPFAGIEVPADVTVARQLLAEPSVDLPERTWASLSDGTPLVTAAGVGAGTIVLFHVTAEATWSNLPISGAFVDMLRRIVTLSRASGGTTEGQTAADSLPPYRVLDGQGRLTGPGAEVQPLEPVAEGAQPVTRQNPPGLYGNEEGYMALNLLTAGAELRRLPALDLGTPVEARGYGGESTLNLAPWLFAAALVLFALDALALLWLNGAFSRIGATLSRRRATALPAIAMLATAGLLLAAVPQAQAQDAPAPANPPEAEMPVDVERAIKATESTHFAYVETGLPAVDDVSRAGLAGLSQYVAAKTALEPGEPMAVDIATDELAYFPLIYWPIDPAAPMPSEAAISRIDAYMKEGGTVLFDVADETLTGLSGTEVSAGQRRLRDILADLDIPPLEPVPSDHVLTKAFYILDDFPGRHSGSDLWVESLVQDADGTARPARGGDGVSSIMITSNDFASAWAVDDQGLFLFPTDSADPAQREFAYRAGVNIVMYVLTGNYKADQVHVPALLERLGQ; from the coding sequence ATCGGCGGACTGGCCCTGTCCTTCGGCGCACCGCTGGTACTCGCAGGGCTTCTCGCCCTGCCGGTGATCTGGTGGCTGCTGAAGCTGACGCCGCCGCGGCCGCAGACCGAGACCTTCCCGCCGCTGCGCATCCTGCAGCGCGTCCTGAAGAGCGAGGAGACGCCGTCCAAGAGCCCGTGGTGGCTCACCTTGCTGCGGCTGCTGCTGGCGGCGCTGATCATCCTGGCGCTGGCGGCGCCGACACTGAACCCGCGCGAGGGTCTCCTCTCCGGATCCGGGCCGCTGGCGCTGCTGGTCGACAATGGCTGGGCGAGCGGCGGCGACTGGGACTCGCGTCGCGACGCCGCCGAGGAGTTGATCCGGCGGGCCGGCGACGAGGGCCGGCCGGTCGCCCTCGCCTTCACCGCCGAGGCGGCGGACGACGATGCGACTCCCGGTGATGCCGCCACCGCGCTGGAGCGGCTTGCCGCCGCGGCGCCGCGGCCGATCCCGACCGACCGCGCCGCCGCCGCCGAGCGGCTGGCGACGGCGCTGGCGGGCGATACGCCCGGCTCGCTGGTGTTCCTCGCCGACGGGCTGGACAGCGACGGTACCGAGGCCGCCGCGCGCAGCCTGGCGGCGCTGGCGCCCGGCGAGGCCATCGTCTACGCGCCGGATGTCGACGGGCTGGTCGGGCTCACCGGCGCCGACAATTCCACCGAGGCGCTGGTCGTGCAGGCGGTCCGCCCCGAGGGCGCGCTGGCCGCCGACCTGACGCTGCGGGCGCTGGATTCCCAGAGCCGGGAGGTCGGCCGCGCGCCGCTTTCCTTCGACGAGGGCGCGGCGACGGCGGAAGCCCGCTTCGCGATCCCGGTGGAACTGCGCAACGACATCGCCCGCATCGAGATCGAGGGCGCGTCGCAGGCCGGCGCCGTCCGGCTGGTCGACGACAGCTTCCGCCGCCGCCGGGTCGGGCTGGTGTCGGGCGAATCCGCCGACGTGGCGCAGCCGCTTTTGTCGCCGCTCTACTACATCAGCCGCGCGCTGGAGCCGTTCGCCGACATCGTGCGGGCCGAGAGCGCCGATCTCGCCGAAGCCATCCCGGCGCTCGTCGAGCGCCGCCCCTCAGTGATCGTGCTGGCCGACATCGGCGTGATGCCGGAGCGGGCGGAGACGGCGCTGCAGGGCTTCGTCGAGGCCGGCGGCTATCTGGTCCGCTTCGCCGGACCGCGCCTTGCCGCCACCACCGGCGAAGACCCGCTGGTGCCGGTGCGCCTACGCAGCGGCGAGCGCCAGCTGGGTGGCGCCATGTCCTGGTCGGAGCCGCAGACGATCGCGCCGATGGGGGCCGAGACGCCGTTTGCCGGGATCGAGGTGCCGGCGGACGTCACCGTGGCGCGCCAGCTGCTGGCCGAGCCGTCGGTGGACCTTCCGGAGCGGACCTGGGCCAGCCTCTCGGACGGAACCCCGCTGGTCACCGCGGCCGGCGTCGGCGCCGGCACGATCGTGCTGTTCCACGTCACCGCCGAGGCCACCTGGTCGAACCTGCCCATCTCCGGCGCTTTCGTCGACATGCTGCGGCGCATCGTGACGCTGTCGCGCGCCAGCGGCGGCACCACCGAGGGGCAGACGGCCGCCGACAGCCTGCCCCCCTATCGCGTGCTCGACGGCCAGGGCAGGCTCACCGGCCCCGGCGCCGAGGTGCAGCCGCTGGAGCCCGTCGCCGAGGGCGCGCAGCCGGTGACCCGCCAGAACCCGCCGGGGCTCTACGGCAACGAGGAAGGCTACATGGCGCTGAATCTCCTGACGGCGGGCGCCGAATTGCGACGGCTGCCGGCCCTCGACCTCGGCACTCCGGTCGAGGCCCGCGGCTATGGCGGCGAGAGCACGCTGAACCTCGCCCCCTGGCTGTTCGCCGCCGCGCTGGTGCTGTTCGCGCTCGACGCGCTGGCGCTGCTGTGGCTGAACGGCGCCTTCTCGCGCATCGGCGCAACGCTGTCGCGCCGCCGGGCCACCGCCCTGCCGGCGATCGCCATGCTGGCGACCGCCGGGCTGCTGCTGGCGGCGGTCCCGCAGGCGCAGGCGCAGGACGCGCCGGCGCCGGCGAACCCGCCGGAGGCCGAGATGCCGGTCGACGTCGAACGCGCCATCAAGGCGACGGAATCGACGCATTTCGCCTATGTCGAGACCGGCCTCCCCGCCGTCGACGACGTCTCGCGCGCAGGCCTCGCCGGCCTCAGCCAGTATGTCGCGGCGAAGACCGCGCTGGAGCCGGGCGAGCCGATGGCGGTCGACATCGCCACCGACGAGCTAGCCTACTTCCCGCTGATCTACTGGCCGATCGATCCGGCCGCGCCGATGCCGAGCGAAGCCGCGATCAGCCGCATCGACGCCTACATGAAGGAAGGCGGGACGGTGCTGTTCGACGTTGCCGACGAAACGCTGACGGGTCTGTCCGGCACCGAAGTTTCTGCCGGGCAGCGCCGGCTGCGCGACATTCTCGCCGATCTCGACATCCCGCCGCTGGAGCCGGTGCCGAGCGACCACGTGCTGACCAAGGCGTTCTACATTCTCGACGATTTCCCCGGCCGCCACAGCGGCTCGGACCTCTGGGTGGAATCGCTGGTGCAGGACGCGGACGGCACCGCCCGCCCGGCGCGGGGCGGTGACGGCGTCTCGTCGATCATGATCACCTCGAACGACTTCGCCAGCGCCTGGGCAGTCGACGACCAGGGCCTGTTCCTGTTCCCGACCGACTCCGCCGATCCGGCGCAGCGCGAATTCGCCTACCGGGCGGGCGTCAACATCGTGATGTACGTGCTGACCGGCAACTACAAGGCGGACCAGGTGCACGTGCCGGCGCTGCTCGAAAGGCTCGGCCAGTGA